Proteins encoded together in one Pseudomonas sp. TCU-HL1 window:
- a CDS encoding ATP-binding protein: MLRLVPRSLLGRMLFLTLLVVLLAQALSSVIWVSQLRASQMEGLLTSARSLAQSMVASVSYIRSLPIGYRPMVLDQLRSMGGTRFFVSLNDKPLDMSVLPETPRKRAVLGEVEAVLRERLGKQVDLSLHFVNPDDLRIFNSGLKLDELPRSWAHYALTLEPVNPPILVTQIQIGPSEWLYLASLMPEPYATLEDQGLPTQQLWFILLTSSFLLLFIGLLVHWQSRPLKRLARAAREMSLGAEVEPLPEAGGSEVADVSRAFNSMRDRISRYLSERSQLFSAISHDLRTPITRLRLRVELLEDEAVQAKFSRDLDDLELLVKGALQCVKDTDIHENIEQVDLNHLLHGLIEPYLGTGQVTLEGRAIAPYPGKPLALRRCIGNLVDNALKYGERAHLQIEDSIDAFVLHVDDEGPGVPEQKLEQVFEPHFRLAGHTQGYGLGLGIARNLAHSHGGELSLKNLRDGGLRVTLWLPRQAG; encoded by the coding sequence ATGCTTAGGCTCGTGCCGCGCTCGTTGCTCGGGCGCATGCTGTTCCTCACCCTGCTGGTGGTGTTGCTGGCCCAGGCGCTGTCCAGCGTCATCTGGGTCTCGCAATTGCGTGCCAGCCAAATGGAAGGTCTGCTCACCAGCGCCCGCAGTCTGGCGCAATCCATGGTCGCCAGCGTGAGTTACATCCGCTCGCTGCCCATCGGTTACCGCCCCATGGTGCTCGACCAGTTGCGCTCCATGGGCGGCACGCGCTTCTTCGTCTCCCTCAACGACAAGCCCCTGGACATGAGCGTGCTGCCGGAAACCCCGCGCAAGCGCGCGGTGCTCGGCGAAGTGGAAGCGGTGCTGCGCGAGCGACTGGGCAAGCAGGTGGACCTGTCCCTGCACTTCGTCAATCCGGACGACCTGCGCATCTTCAACAGCGGCCTCAAGCTCGACGAGCTGCCGCGTTCCTGGGCCCATTACGCGCTGACCCTGGAGCCGGTGAACCCGCCCATCCTGGTCACGCAGATCCAGATTGGCCCCAGCGAGTGGTTGTACCTCGCATCCTTGATGCCCGAACCCTACGCCACGCTGGAAGACCAGGGCCTGCCGACCCAGCAGCTGTGGTTCATCCTCCTCACCAGTTCCTTCCTGCTGTTGTTCATTGGTCTGCTGGTGCACTGGCAGAGCCGGCCGCTGAAGCGCCTGGCCAGGGCCGCACGGGAAATGTCCCTGGGCGCCGAAGTGGAGCCCTTGCCTGAAGCGGGTGGCAGCGAAGTGGCCGACGTAAGCCGCGCCTTCAACAGCATGCGCGACCGTATCAGTCGCTACCTCAGTGAACGCAGCCAGTTGTTCAGCGCCATCTCCCACGACCTGCGCACCCCCATCACCCGCCTGCGTCTGCGGGTGGAACTGCTGGAGGACGAAGCAGTGCAGGCCAAGTTCAGCCGCGACCTGGATGACCTGGAACTGCTGGTGAAGGGCGCGTTGCAGTGCGTGAAGGACACCGACATCCACGAGAACATCGAACAGGTGGACCTCAACCACCTGTTGCACGGGCTGATCGAGCCCTACCTCGGCACCGGGCAGGTGACGCTGGAAGGGCGGGCGATTGCGCCTTACCCCGGCAAGCCCCTGGCCCTGCGCCGCTGCATCGGCAACCTGGTGGACAACGCGCTGAAATACGGTGAACGGGCGCACCTGCAGATCGAGGACAGCATCGATGCCTTCGTCCTGCATGTGGACGACGAAGGCCCCGGCGTACCGGAGCAGAAGCTGGAGCAGGTGTTCGAACCGCACTTCCGCCTGGCGGGGCACACACAGGGCTACGGCCTGGGGCTTGGCATCGCGCGTAACCTCGCCCACAGCCACGGCGGGGAGCTGAGCCTGAAGAACCTGCGCGACGGCGGGTTGCGGGTGACGCTGTGGTTGCCGAGGCAGGCCGGATAG
- a CDS encoding response regulator: MSQSGKSILLVDDDQEIRELLETYLSRAGFQVRSVADGEGFRRAMGEEAADLVILDVMLPDEDGFSLCRWVRAHQRLAQVPIIMLTASSDEADRVIGLELGADDYLGKPFSPRELLARIKALLRRVGFGQERTAVEVLAFDEWRLDMISHRLFHLDGEEVILSGADFALLKLFLDHPQQILDRDMIANATRGREVMPLERIVDMAVSRLRQRLRDTGKAPRLIRTVRGAGYLLAAQVTPHQHA, translated from the coding sequence GTGAGCCAATCCGGAAAATCCATTCTCCTGGTGGATGACGACCAGGAGATTCGTGAACTGCTTGAGACCTACCTGAGCCGCGCCGGCTTCCAGGTGCGCAGCGTTGCCGATGGCGAGGGCTTCCGCCGCGCCATGGGCGAAGAGGCGGCGGACCTGGTGATCCTCGACGTGATGCTGCCCGACGAAGACGGCTTCAGCCTGTGCCGCTGGGTGCGTGCCCACCAGCGCCTGGCCCAGGTGCCGATCATCATGCTCACCGCCAGCTCCGACGAAGCCGACCGGGTCATCGGCCTGGAGCTGGGCGCCGACGACTACCTGGGCAAGCCGTTCAGCCCCCGCGAACTGCTGGCGCGGATCAAGGCGCTGCTGCGTCGAGTCGGCTTCGGCCAGGAGCGTACGGCGGTCGAGGTGCTGGCCTTCGACGAGTGGCGCCTGGACATGATCAGCCACCGTCTGTTCCACCTCGATGGCGAGGAAGTGATCCTCTCTGGCGCCGACTTCGCCCTGCTGAAACTCTTCCTCGATCACCCGCAGCAGATCCTCGACCGCGACATGATCGCCAACGCCACCCGTGGCCGCGAGGTGATGCCCCTGGAGCGCATCGTCGACATGGCCGTGAGCCGACTGCGCCAGCGCCTGCGCGACACCGGCAAGGCGCCGCGGCTGATCCGCACCGTGCGCGGCGCGGGCTACCTGCTGGCGGCACAGGTCACGCCGCACCAGCATGCTTAG
- a CDS encoding ABC transporter substrate-binding protein: MNAISRLAAVVSLASLFPLSALAGEVEVLHWWTSGGEKRAADTLQKLVEEKGHTWKDFAVAGGGGEAAMTVLKTRAVSGNPPSAAQIKGPDIQEWGELGLLAELDDVSTEGKWDSLLSPQVADIMKYDGHYVAVPVNVHRVNWLWINPEVFQKAGATPPTTLDEFFVAADKLKAAGYIPIAHGGQPWQDGTVFEDLVFSILGPQGYHKAFVEQDKATLTSDKMVEVFAALKKLRGYVDPDAAGRDWNSATGLVINGKAGMQIMGDWAKSEWSAAGKVAGKDYQCLPFPGTQGSFAYNIDSLAMFKLKDEANIQAQNDLARTVLEPQFQQFFNQNKGSIPVRLDQDMSSFDACAQQSMKDFKEAAAGNGLQPSLAHGMAASSYVQGAVFDVVTNFFNDPAADPKKAAQQLAAAIEAVQ; the protein is encoded by the coding sequence ATGAATGCCATCTCCCGCCTGGCCGCTGTCGTTTCCCTCGCCTCCCTGTTCCCGTTGTCCGCCCTCGCCGGCGAAGTGGAAGTCCTGCATTGGTGGACCTCCGGTGGCGAGAAGCGCGCCGCCGATACCTTGCAGAAACTCGTCGAAGAAAAAGGCCACACCTGGAAGGATTTCGCCGTTGCCGGTGGCGGTGGCGAGGCGGCCATGACCGTACTGAAGACCCGCGCCGTCTCCGGCAATCCGCCGTCCGCTGCGCAGATCAAGGGGCCGGATATCCAGGAGTGGGGCGAGCTGGGCCTGCTGGCCGAGCTGGACGACGTCTCCACCGAGGGCAAATGGGATTCGCTGCTGTCCCCGCAGGTCGCTGACATCATGAAGTACGACGGCCATTACGTGGCTGTGCCGGTCAACGTGCACCGGGTCAACTGGCTGTGGATAAACCCCGAGGTGTTCCAGAAGGCCGGCGCCACGCCGCCCACCACCCTCGACGAATTCTTCGTCGCCGCCGACAAGCTCAAGGCCGCCGGCTACATCCCGATCGCCCACGGCGGCCAGCCCTGGCAGGACGGCACGGTGTTCGAGGACCTGGTCTTCAGCATTCTCGGCCCGCAGGGCTATCACAAGGCTTTCGTCGAGCAGGACAAGGCAACTCTCACCAGCGACAAGATGGTCGAAGTCTTCGCCGCCCTGAAGAAGCTGCGCGGCTACGTCGATCCTGACGCCGCTGGCCGCGACTGGAACAGCGCCACGGGCCTGGTCATCAACGGCAAGGCCGGCATGCAGATCATGGGCGACTGGGCCAAAAGCGAGTGGAGCGCTGCCGGCAAGGTGGCGGGCAAGGATTACCAATGCCTGCCGTTCCCCGGCACCCAGGGCAGCTTCGCCTACAACATCGACTCCCTGGCCATGTTCAAGCTCAAGGATGAAGCCAATATCCAGGCGCAGAACGACCTGGCGCGCACCGTGCTCGAGCCGCAGTTCCAGCAGTTCTTCAACCAGAACAAGGGCTCCATTCCGGTCCGCCTGGACCAGGACATGTCGAGCTTCGATGCCTGCGCCCAGCAGTCCATGAAGGACTTCAAGGAAGCGGCGGCAGGCAATGGCCTGCAGCCGAGCCTGGCCCACGGCATGGCCGCCTCCAGCTACGTGCAAGGGGCAGTGTTCGACGTGGTGACCAACTTCTTCAACGACCCCGCCGCCGACCCGAAAAAGGCCGCGCAGCAACTGGCCGCCGCGATCGAAGCGGTGCAGTAA
- a CDS encoding carbohydrate ABC transporter permease, with the protein MSSTAVFAKASPLDALQRWLPRLVLAPSVLIVLVGFYGYILWTFLLSFTNSRFMPSYKWVGLQQYERLLDNDRWWVASHNLLVYGGLFIGISLVIGVFLAVLLDQRIRREGFIRTVYLYPMALSMIVTGTAWKWLLNPGLGLDKLLRDWGWEGFRLDWLVDPDRVVYCLVIAAVWQSSGFVMALFLAGLRGVDQSIIRAAQVDGASLPAIYLRIVLPSLRPVFFSALMILAHIAIKSFDLVAAMTAGGPGYASDLPAMFMYAHTFTRGQMGLGAASAMLMLGAVLAILVPYLYSELRNKRHD; encoded by the coding sequence ATGAGCTCAACCGCAGTCTTCGCCAAGGCCTCACCGCTGGATGCGCTGCAACGCTGGCTACCCAGGCTGGTACTGGCGCCCAGTGTGCTGATCGTGCTGGTCGGCTTCTATGGCTACATCCTCTGGACCTTCCTGCTGTCCTTCACCAACTCGCGCTTCATGCCTAGCTACAAATGGGTCGGGCTGCAGCAGTACGAGCGCTTGCTGGACAACGATCGCTGGTGGGTGGCCAGTCACAACCTGCTGGTCTATGGCGGACTGTTCATCGGCATCAGCCTGGTGATCGGCGTGTTCCTGGCGGTGCTGCTGGACCAGCGTATCCGCCGCGAAGGCTTCATCCGCACCGTCTACCTCTACCCCATGGCGCTGTCGATGATCGTCACCGGCACCGCCTGGAAGTGGCTGCTCAACCCTGGTCTGGGTCTGGACAAGCTGTTGCGCGACTGGGGCTGGGAAGGCTTCCGCCTGGACTGGCTGGTGGACCCGGATCGGGTCGTCTACTGCCTGGTGATCGCCGCCGTGTGGCAGTCCTCGGGTTTCGTCATGGCGCTGTTCCTGGCGGGGCTGCGCGGGGTGGACCAGTCGATCATCCGTGCCGCCCAGGTGGACGGCGCCAGCCTGCCAGCCATTTACCTGCGCATCGTCCTGCCGAGCCTGCGTCCGGTGTTCTTCAGCGCGCTGATGATCCTCGCCCACATCGCCATCAAGAGCTTCGACCTGGTCGCCGCCATGACGGCCGGTGGCCCCGGCTACGCCTCCGACCTGCCTGCGATGTTCATGTATGCCCACACCTTCACCCGCGGCCAGATGGGCCTTGGCGCCGCCAGCGCGATGCTCATGCTCGGCGCGGTGCTGGCGATCCTCGTGCCCTACCTGTACTCCGAACTGAGGAACAAGCGCCATGACTAG